Proteins from a genomic interval of Chryseobacterium indologenes:
- a CDS encoding lipocalin family protein produces MKTVHKIILPVSLGALALIAFNSYSVGIPKGAVAVKGFDLKKYLGRWYEIARFDYRFEKNMDNVTAEYSENSNGSVRVLNKGYDYTKKLWQESIGEAKFVKDPKEGRLKVSFFKPIWAGYNVIDIDEDYQYALVAGSSLKYLWILSRTTTIPESIRQRFLEKAKRIGYKTEDLIWVRHNQ; encoded by the coding sequence ATGAAAACGGTTCACAAAATTATACTTCCCGTCTCTCTGGGAGCTTTGGCACTCATTGCTTTTAACTCATATTCGGTCGGAATTCCAAAAGGAGCTGTTGCTGTGAAGGGTTTTGATCTTAAAAAATATTTGGGAAGATGGTATGAAATCGCCCGATTCGATTACCGCTTCGAGAAAAATATGGATAATGTCACCGCTGAATATTCAGAAAACTCTAACGGAAGTGTGCGTGTCCTTAATAAAGGATATGATTACACCAAGAAGTTGTGGCAGGAATCTATTGGAGAAGCAAAATTCGTAAAAGATCCTAAGGAAGGCCGGCTCAAAGTTTCTTTTTTCAAACCCATCTGGGCAGGATATAATGTGATAGATATTGATGAAGACTATCAATATGCTCTTGTTGCCGGCAGCAGTCTTAAATATCTGTGGATTCTTTCCCGAACAACCACTATCCCTGAAAGTATCAGACAGCGTTTTTTAGAAAAAGCAAAAAGAATAGGTTATAAAACTGAAGACCTGATCTGGGTAAGACATAATCAATGA
- a CDS encoding DUF4139 domain-containing protein, with amino-acid sequence MKRYLLILITFSVSLITAQEIKQEIEVKQATVFLQGAKVYGSTSVSLQKGRNMVRIVNLPNNLDENTYKINLEKNTTLLSITPQSNFLKTDELSGAEKKLDEERKKLQRQASLLNIQIKNLTGEQTIINDNLKISTNDKSTPQEQLIKLTEFYRKRMLEIDNQVFLLNEQKTTLDEGIAKIDQQSAEEQTHKNTNRKELLLEILADNDTNLNLGVSYIVSDAGWVPSYDLRAQSVKKPLEMVYKGKIYQKTGQDWKNVKLFVSTYRPSYNQDRPILSPLYVAEYTPYSPQVEIASSYRLKKETAAVNAYQMREDIAVKPSQIPVASVSDNQMNVMYELNYNQTILSQEKEQYVILDKRQIDATYKYHTVPKINNHVFLMAFVKNWQNLNLINGEANIYFEDNYIGKTTMTNNYVKDEFPISLGVDERITVKRIKLEDKTSQKAMNSNKWENESYQINIRNNTKENIELEILDQLPISENSKIQVKAIDSGGGNLDEKTGSILWNKNIGSGGSDKINFSYEVKYPKDMQIQYYNR; translated from the coding sequence ATGAAACGCTATCTTTTAATACTGATCACATTTTCGGTTTCACTGATCACGGCCCAGGAAATCAAACAGGAAATTGAAGTGAAGCAGGCCACTGTATTCCTTCAGGGAGCAAAAGTATATGGCAGTACCAGTGTCAGCCTTCAAAAAGGACGAAATATGGTGAGAATTGTCAATCTACCCAACAATCTGGATGAGAATACCTACAAAATCAATCTTGAAAAAAATACGACCCTTCTTTCCATTACTCCACAAAGTAATTTTTTAAAAACAGATGAATTATCCGGTGCTGAAAAGAAACTGGATGAGGAAAGGAAAAAACTTCAGCGACAGGCCAGTCTGCTGAATATTCAGATTAAAAACCTGACCGGGGAGCAAACTATCATCAATGATAATCTAAAAATTTCGACAAACGATAAATCTACTCCACAGGAACAACTCATCAAGCTTACAGAGTTCTACAGAAAACGAATGCTTGAAATCGATAATCAGGTTTTCCTGTTAAATGAACAAAAAACAACTTTGGATGAAGGCATCGCAAAGATTGATCAACAATCTGCTGAAGAACAAACCCACAAAAACACCAACAGAAAGGAACTTTTACTGGAAATCCTGGCTGATAATGATACCAATCTGAATCTTGGGGTAAGCTATATTGTTTCTGATGCCGGCTGGGTTCCGTCATATGACCTCCGGGCACAATCTGTAAAAAAACCTCTTGAAATGGTGTACAAAGGAAAAATCTACCAAAAAACCGGACAGGACTGGAAGAATGTGAAACTTTTTGTTTCCACATACAGACCATCGTATAATCAGGATCGTCCTATACTATCACCTTTATATGTCGCGGAATATACACCTTACAGTCCACAGGTCGAAATAGCTTCAAGCTACAGGCTTAAAAAAGAAACTGCTGCAGTGAATGCATACCAGATGAGAGAAGACATCGCTGTAAAACCAAGCCAAATCCCGGTTGCTTCTGTTTCTGACAATCAGATGAACGTGATGTATGAACTGAATTATAACCAAACGATTCTGAGCCAGGAAAAAGAGCAGTATGTTATTCTCGATAAAAGACAAATTGATGCTACTTATAAATATCACACGGTTCCTAAGATTAATAATCATGTGTTTCTCATGGCTTTTGTAAAAAACTGGCAGAACCTTAACCTGATCAACGGAGAAGCAAATATTTATTTTGAAGATAATTATATCGGAAAAACAACCATGACAAACAATTACGTAAAAGATGAGTTCCCGATTTCGCTTGGTGTGGATGAAAGAATTACCGTTAAGAGAATCAAGCTCGAAGATAAAACTTCTCAAAAAGCGATGAATTCTAATAAATGGGAAAATGAATCGTATCAGATCAACATTAGAAATAATACCAAAGAAAATATTGAGTTGGAAATTCTTGATCAGCTTCCGATCAGTGAAAATTCCAAAATCCAGGTAAAAGCCATTGATTCCGGTGGTGGAAATCTCGATGAGAAAACAGGAAGCATCCTGTGGAATAAGAATATCGGTTCCGGAGGATCGGATAAAATCAACTTCTCCTATGAAGTAAAATATCCGAAAGACATGCAGATACAATATTATAACAGATAA
- a CDS encoding DUF5458 family protein gives MDSKLQAQESQQQGQQQHSGQPKGNPLAELNKMGGFGFVESVVDGIANMNPTRKARKEIFLNDNNKADERKELLQKINLWVSLLEGNESADKMADTCKTKAQQADQNLKTNLKNTLDAVRLLETNYRTVAQFYKNTELDKVDNVSIVNASLEQVSDLDNPLFIDAISEEFKNYYDRLDLRDNYSILAIPGYLGSNKVIEKWAKICNENKVMMVTDFANLDKPDDVVDLFHSANLTGGELHRSNVIMTCNWLVGRGKAEEVGEEENVELPPSTSLAGKIHKTLMSQVAAGKKHGNINEVDAVKFELKKSEISQLEKMGLVPMVNEYGKIMAFSAKTLFTGDNIGLQTYSVVRVFDYVTKVLLDFLNRRAFENWNAKNEDDLRRQIVTFLDNIKGPDKLIEKFKIVRFEQDRVNKDRVWLDIRMTPYFPTKSFVIKLDGHKGDDGNEWDAEYTQE, from the coding sequence ATGGATAGCAAATTACAGGCACAAGAAAGCCAGCAGCAGGGGCAGCAGCAACATTCCGGGCAGCCGAAAGGTAACCCGCTTGCAGAGCTCAATAAAATGGGAGGATTTGGCTTTGTTGAATCCGTTGTAGACGGTATTGCCAATATGAACCCAACCAGAAAGGCAAGAAAAGAGATCTTCCTGAACGACAACAATAAAGCAGACGAAAGAAAAGAACTTCTTCAGAAGATCAATCTTTGGGTAAGCCTTTTAGAGGGTAATGAATCAGCTGATAAAATGGCAGATACGTGCAAAACTAAAGCACAGCAAGCCGATCAGAACCTTAAAACAAATTTAAAAAATACACTGGATGCCGTTCGTTTGTTGGAAACCAACTACAGAACCGTAGCTCAATTCTATAAAAATACAGAATTGGATAAAGTGGACAACGTAAGTATTGTGAATGCTAGTCTGGAACAGGTTTCGGATTTAGATAATCCTTTATTTATCGATGCAATCTCTGAAGAATTCAAAAACTATTATGACCGTTTAGATCTTAGAGATAACTATTCAATTCTTGCAATCCCGGGATATTTAGGATCCAATAAAGTGATCGAAAAATGGGCAAAAATCTGTAACGAGAATAAAGTAATGATGGTTACAGACTTCGCCAACCTTGATAAACCGGATGATGTTGTAGATTTATTCCACTCTGCAAACCTTACCGGAGGTGAGCTTCACAGAAGTAATGTGATCATGACGTGCAACTGGTTGGTAGGCAGAGGAAAAGCTGAAGAAGTAGGTGAAGAAGAAAATGTAGAACTTCCACCTTCCACTTCATTGGCAGGAAAAATCCATAAAACACTGATGTCTCAGGTGGCAGCAGGTAAAAAACATGGTAACATCAACGAAGTAGACGCTGTAAAATTCGAGTTGAAGAAAAGTGAAATTTCTCAGTTAGAAAAAATGGGTCTTGTTCCGATGGTCAACGAATACGGAAAAATTATGGCATTCTCTGCGAAAACATTATTTACAGGAGACAATATCGGTCTTCAGACGTATTCCGTAGTTCGTGTATTCGACTACGTTACCAAAGTGTTGCTTGACTTCCTTAACAGAAGAGCTTTCGAAAACTGGAATGCCAAAAACGAAGATGATCTGAGAAGACAGATCGTCACATTCCTGGACAATATCAAAGGCCCGGATAAGTTGATCGAGAAATTCAAGATTGTTCGTTTCGAACAGGATAGAGTGAATAAAGATAGAGTATGGCTGGACATTCGTATGACGCCCTATTTCCCGACAAAAAGTTTCGTTATTAAACTGGACGGACACAAAGGAGATGATGGTAACGAATGGGATGCAGAATACACTCAGGAATAA
- a CDS encoding M13 family metallopeptidase — MKKLTLSLFLIAGICSQNTMSAQAKAAKVAVNTTDKGLDLSLMDTSVRPQDDFYNYVSGTWMKTAKIPSDKPTWGSFNKLAEDTDNNSMTILNSLLKDKFADGSEGKKIQDLYASYMNMQKRNADGIKPIQENLGKIDAIKNMADLQNYLASVTKEGENNFYGWGVYADLKNSNMNAVYLGEASLGLGRDYYQKVNDKNTEAIAEYQKYVASMLTELGYKNADAAAKGIVDYEKSIAKTYLTNEQSRDNTLQYNPQTMAELSALVKGVDLPAYLKKVGVNTDKIIIGELGYYKNFDKLVNAQNLPVIKDYLKFHMINGSASYLSEKLGDMKFAFFGKYLRGQQEQRALNKRGFELINRNLGEAFGKLYVEKYFPAEAKAQMVELIDYLKKSFAVHINNLAWMSSTTKEKAMQKLNKFTVKVAYPDKWKDYSKLQITPEAKGGTLYQNLQNVAEWQYNKDLAKVGKPVDKTEWGMTPQTVNAYYNPVFNEIVFPAAILQPPFFNPNADAAVNFGGIGAVIGHEMSHGFDDSGAQFDAEGNLVDWWTPEDKANFEKATKALASQYDKYEPVKGTFVNGTFTNGENIADLGGVNIAYDALQMYLKDKGNPGKISGFTQDQRFFLSWATVWRTLSSEKYMVNQVKTDPHSPGYFRSFGPLINVDAFYKAFDVKKGDKLYKAPEDRIKIW, encoded by the coding sequence ATGAAAAAATTAACGCTTTCTTTGTTTTTAATAGCAGGGATCTGCTCTCAAAATACCATGAGCGCACAAGCTAAAGCTGCAAAAGTAGCTGTGAATACTACGGATAAAGGCTTAGACCTTAGTTTGATGGACACTTCCGTTCGTCCACAGGATGATTTTTATAACTACGTAAGTGGAACATGGATGAAAACTGCCAAGATTCCATCTGATAAACCAACGTGGGGAAGTTTCAACAAATTGGCTGAGGATACGGATAACAATTCCATGACCATTCTGAATTCTCTTCTGAAAGATAAATTTGCTGACGGAAGTGAAGGTAAAAAAATCCAGGATCTCTATGCTTCCTATATGAATATGCAGAAGAGAAATGCTGACGGAATCAAGCCTATTCAGGAAAACCTGGGTAAAATCGATGCCATCAAAAATATGGCTGACCTTCAGAACTATCTTGCTTCTGTAACAAAAGAAGGAGAAAACAATTTCTACGGATGGGGCGTATATGCAGATTTGAAAAACTCTAATATGAATGCCGTTTATCTGGGAGAAGCTTCTCTGGGATTAGGAAGAGATTATTATCAGAAAGTCAATGATAAAAATACAGAAGCTATTGCTGAATATCAGAAATATGTAGCTTCTATGCTAACTGAATTAGGATACAAAAATGCAGATGCCGCAGCAAAAGGTATCGTAGACTATGAAAAAAGCATCGCAAAAACTTACCTGACTAACGAGCAAAGCCGTGACAATACGTTACAGTACAACCCTCAGACAATGGCTGAACTTTCAGCTTTGGTAAAAGGAGTTGATCTTCCTGCTTACCTTAAAAAAGTTGGAGTAAATACCGATAAAATTATCATCGGAGAATTAGGATACTATAAGAACTTTGATAAATTGGTAAATGCCCAGAATCTTCCTGTCATCAAGGATTACCTGAAATTCCATATGATCAACGGTAGTGCTTCTTATTTAAGTGAAAAACTTGGAGATATGAAATTTGCATTCTTCGGGAAATACTTAAGAGGTCAGCAGGAACAAAGAGCATTGAATAAGAGAGGTTTTGAACTCATCAACAGAAATCTTGGTGAAGCTTTCGGAAAATTATACGTTGAAAAATATTTCCCTGCAGAAGCTAAGGCTCAGATGGTAGAACTGATCGATTACTTAAAGAAAAGTTTCGCTGTTCACATCAACAACCTTGCATGGATGTCTTCTACTACAAAAGAAAAAGCAATGCAGAAGCTGAACAAGTTTACAGTGAAAGTAGCTTATCCGGACAAGTGGAAAGATTATTCAAAACTACAAATCACTCCTGAAGCGAAAGGAGGTACTCTATATCAGAACCTTCAGAACGTTGCTGAATGGCAGTACAACAAAGACCTTGCTAAAGTAGGAAAGCCGGTTGATAAAACAGAATGGGGAATGACTCCACAAACTGTAAACGCATATTATAACCCGGTATTTAACGAAATCGTATTTCCGGCAGCTATTCTTCAACCGCCGTTCTTCAACCCTAACGCCGATGCAGCTGTAAACTTCGGAGGAATCGGGGCTGTAATCGGTCACGAAATGAGCCACGGATTTGATGATTCAGGAGCTCAGTTTGATGCTGAAGGAAACCTGGTAGACTGGTGGACTCCTGAAGATAAAGCTAACTTCGAAAAAGCAACAAAAGCCCTGGCATCTCAGTATGATAAATATGAGCCTGTAAAAGGAACTTTTGTAAACGGTACATTCACAAACGGTGAGAATATTGCTGACTTAGGTGGGGTAAACATCGCTTACGACGCGCTTCAGATGTATCTGAAAGATAAAGGAAATCCAGGGAAAATCAGTGGATTTACTCAGGATCAGAGATTCTTCTTAAGCTGGGCAACCGTTTGGAGAACTTTATCAAGTGAAAAATATATGGTGAATCAGGTGAAGACTGACCCCCATTCTCCGGGATATTTCAGAAGCTTTGGTCCGCTCATCAACGTTGATGCTTTCTACAAAGCTTTCGACGTGAAAAAAGGAGACAAATTATACAAAGCACCGGAAGACAGAATCAAAATCTGGTAA
- a CDS encoding SIMPL domain-containing protein has product MKLKHFLLIGILTLGSFASAQEVKKNGIEVTGVAEMEVEPDEIIFSIGIKADNKNDLADNEKKLFETLKSAGVKNEDIKFKSMYQNIYSKTAKFSKNYQFKIGKKANISKIFEDLNQKWVSSLNIAEVKSTKIADFRKAVKINALKAAKEKADYLLESMGKKTGSALEIVEIEDYTSDIIIPFAYKGRMANVQMEMADAPLDYSFDNIENIKLKYSIKTRYEIL; this is encoded by the coding sequence ATGAAATTGAAACATTTTTTATTGATCGGAATCTTAACTTTGGGAAGCTTTGCAAGCGCACAGGAAGTAAAGAAAAATGGCATTGAAGTAACAGGCGTTGCCGAAATGGAAGTAGAACCTGATGAAATCATATTCAGCATCGGAATAAAGGCAGATAATAAAAATGATCTGGCAGATAATGAAAAGAAATTATTTGAGACCTTAAAAAGTGCCGGAGTGAAGAATGAAGATATCAAGTTTAAATCTATGTATCAAAATATCTACTCCAAAACGGCGAAATTCAGTAAAAACTATCAGTTTAAGATTGGTAAAAAGGCAAACATCAGTAAGATCTTTGAAGACCTTAACCAGAAATGGGTAAGCAGCCTGAATATTGCTGAGGTAAAAAGCACAAAAATTGCAGACTTTAGAAAAGCAGTCAAAATCAATGCTTTGAAAGCCGCCAAAGAAAAGGCAGACTACCTGTTGGAAAGCATGGGTAAAAAAACGGGAAGTGCTCTTGAAATTGTAGAAATAGAAGATTATACCAGCGATATTATCATCCCTTTCGCTTACAAAGGCAGAATGGCCAATGTGCAAATGGAAATGGCAGATGCTCCGCTAGATTATTCGTTTGACAATATCGAAAATATCAAGCTTAAATACAGCATCAAAACGAGATACGAAATCCTTTAA
- a CDS encoding CinA family nicotinamide mononucleotide deamidase-related protein: MENAVLITIGDEILSGNTVDTNSNFIATELKNIGIKVKQIFTISDEIETIKNTLHEAFELGDLVITTGGLGPTRDDKTKKALAEFFEDEIALDEVTFNHLKDYMQRRGRADILERNREQAFVPTKSVVFQNHFGTAPCMMMEQNGKLSFSLPGVPFEVKPLIKDQIVPYLQEKFSLQFIHTRIVSVVGIPESILADIIEDWELALPENIALSYLPVGTRVKLRITASGESEDALKEQTENEIQKLLPLIEKNVIAISEDKIENILAEILTERKLTISTAESCTGGELAKMITSVSGSSKYFLGGIVPYATEKKIRILNVSGETVDRFTVVSEQVAREMAEGCQILFDTDISLSTTGVAGPGKGEDGKDIGTVFYTIKINDEEVTSKLYMPHLERTDFMNFVSQKVIQDLVGLLVKS, from the coding sequence ATGGAAAACGCAGTTCTGATTACCATTGGCGACGAGATCCTTTCCGGAAATACAGTGGATACCAATTCCAACTTCATCGCTACCGAACTAAAAAATATAGGCATTAAAGTGAAGCAGATTTTCACAATCTCTGATGAAATTGAAACCATTAAAAATACTTTGCATGAGGCTTTTGAACTGGGAGATCTCGTGATCACTACAGGTGGACTGGGGCCAACAAGAGATGACAAAACAAAAAAAGCTTTAGCTGAATTTTTTGAAGATGAAATTGCTCTGGATGAGGTTACTTTTAATCACCTTAAAGATTATATGCAAAGACGCGGAAGAGCAGATATTCTGGAAAGAAACAGAGAGCAGGCTTTTGTTCCTACAAAATCCGTCGTTTTTCAAAACCACTTTGGTACCGCACCATGTATGATGATGGAGCAGAACGGAAAACTGTCTTTCAGCTTGCCCGGGGTTCCTTTTGAGGTAAAACCATTGATTAAAGATCAGATCGTTCCGTATTTACAGGAAAAATTCAGTCTTCAGTTTATCCATACCCGGATCGTTTCTGTGGTAGGTATTCCTGAAAGTATTCTTGCAGATATTATTGAGGACTGGGAACTGGCTCTTCCTGAAAATATAGCTTTGTCTTATCTGCCGGTTGGAACACGGGTGAAGTTAAGAATCACAGCATCCGGAGAAAGTGAAGACGCATTAAAAGAGCAGACTGAGAATGAAATACAAAAGTTGCTTCCCCTCATTGAGAAAAACGTGATTGCCATATCTGAAGACAAAATTGAAAATATTCTGGCAGAAATACTTACTGAAAGAAAACTGACGATTTCCACAGCAGAGAGCTGTACCGGAGGTGAGCTGGCCAAAATGATTACCTCTGTTTCCGGAAGCTCAAAATATTTCCTTGGAGGGATTGTTCCTTATGCTACAGAAAAGAAAATCAGGATTTTGAATGTTTCCGGAGAAACCGTAGATCGGTTTACCGTAGTGAGCGAGCAGGTTGCCCGGGAGATGGCAGAAGGTTGTCAGATATTGTTTGATACCGATATTTCCCTCTCTACAACAGGAGTGGCCGGCCCGGGAAAAGGAGAAGACGGAAAAGATATAGGAACAGTTTTTTACACGATAAAGATCAATGATGAAGAAGTAACCTCAAAATTATACATGCCCCATCTGGAAAGGACAGACTTTATGAATTTCGTTTCCCAGAAGGTGATTCAGGATCTGGTAGGCCTTTTGGTAAAGAGCTAG
- a CDS encoding amidohydrolase family protein, with translation MKKFQLIIVAVFFCMSSMKAQTYIQNVTVADVIHKKMLPSQTVIITNGTITAVKPGKQVKIPQNSQVINGQGKYLIPGMTDSHIHFFQSGGLYTRPDALNLKKHVPYQEEIDWGHQNMENFLHYYLRSGITSVIDPGATYNFLKLRDSLKKKENLPSVYMSGPLITTYEPDAFKNLGKDEPFKLTLTTEDARKYVQEQLPYKPDFIKIWYIVLGEAQKKEGEAKKLEPVVKAAIDEAHKNNLKVAVHATERFTAQTAVLNGADYLVHNIEDEVVSDDFVKLLKSKKVIVCPTMTVSDNYYDTYGQKKHYNTYELENSNPKSVGSISDLKHLQDTSDSTWIKKYKTRFNSPQIKAYVSKVDSIRKINLKKLTDGGVIIAAGTDAGNIGTQHASSFMEELNMMKASGMDNWQILQSATINPVKILNKDSQYGSIETGKVADMVLLNANPIENLNHLTQIDTVIKNGLPMDPHTILKITPEVLVQQQVNGYNERNLEAFLEPYAEDVEIYNFPNTLVSKGKEGMRKTYDNLFKKAPDLHCEIRQRIINSNTVIDKESVSGMRPGQKVEATAIYEIKNDKISKVYFLH, from the coding sequence ATGAAAAAATTCCAACTTATCATTGTGGCGGTCTTTTTCTGCATGAGCAGCATGAAGGCACAAACTTATATTCAAAATGTAACCGTTGCGGATGTCATCCATAAAAAGATGCTGCCTTCCCAAACGGTCATCATCACCAATGGCACTATTACAGCTGTAAAGCCCGGTAAACAGGTTAAAATTCCTCAAAACTCGCAGGTGATCAATGGTCAGGGAAAATACCTTATCCCCGGAATGACGGATTCCCACATTCACTTTTTTCAGAGTGGCGGTCTGTACACCAGGCCTGATGCGCTTAATCTAAAAAAGCATGTTCCTTATCAGGAGGAAATCGACTGGGGTCATCAGAATATGGAAAATTTCCTTCACTATTATCTTCGGTCGGGTATAACTTCTGTGATTGATCCCGGAGCTACTTACAACTTTCTAAAGCTCAGAGATTCTTTGAAAAAGAAAGAAAACCTGCCATCCGTTTATATGTCCGGTCCGCTTATTACAACATATGAGCCTGATGCTTTCAAAAATCTCGGAAAGGATGAACCTTTTAAACTGACTCTGACCACTGAAGATGCAAGGAAATATGTTCAGGAACAGCTTCCTTATAAACCAGACTTTATTAAAATATGGTATATCGTACTGGGGGAAGCTCAGAAAAAAGAGGGAGAAGCCAAAAAGCTGGAGCCGGTTGTCAAAGCTGCTATTGATGAAGCTCACAAGAACAATTTAAAGGTCGCTGTGCATGCTACGGAACGTTTTACTGCGCAGACAGCTGTTTTAAACGGAGCCGATTATCTTGTTCACAATATTGAAGATGAGGTGGTTTCCGATGATTTCGTTAAGCTTTTAAAATCTAAAAAAGTGATTGTTTGTCCTACGATGACTGTATCAGACAATTATTATGATACCTATGGTCAGAAAAAACATTACAATACCTATGAGCTGGAAAACTCCAATCCGAAAAGTGTAGGCTCGATTTCCGACCTGAAACATCTGCAGGACACTTCAGATTCGACATGGATTAAAAAATATAAAACAAGATTCAACTCACCTCAGATCAAAGCCTATGTTTCCAAGGTAGATTCTATCAGAAAAATTAACCTGAAAAAACTAACGGATGGCGGAGTGATTATTGCTGCAGGTACGGACGCCGGAAATATCGGCACCCAGCACGCTTCTTCTTTTATGGAAGAACTTAATATGATGAAAGCAAGCGGAATGGACAACTGGCAGATTTTACAGTCAGCAACGATCAATCCTGTAAAAATCCTGAATAAAGACAGTCAGTATGGAAGTATCGAAACCGGAAAGGTGGCAGACATGGTTCTCCTGAATGCTAATCCTATTGAGAATCTGAATCACCTTACCCAAATAGATACCGTAATAAAGAATGGGCTACCCATGGATCCCCATACAATTTTAAAAATAACGCCCGAGGTATTGGTACAACAACAGGTAAACGGCTATAACGAAAGAAATTTAGAAGCCTTCCTTGAACCGTACGCTGAAGATGTAGAAATCTACAACTTTCCCAACACATTGGTAAGCAAAGGAAAGGAAGGGATGAGAAAAACCTATGACAATCTTTTCAAAAAAGCACCTGATCTGCATTGTGAGATCAGACAAAGGATCATCAATAGCAATACGGTCATAGATAAGGAAAGTGTTTCAGGAATGAGACCCGGTCAAAAAGTAGAAGCTACAGCCATCTATGAAATCAAAAATGATAAGATATCAAAGGTGTACTTTCTTCATTAA
- a CDS encoding type VI secretion system contractile sheath small subunit, with product MAMFNYGVGGNEVKVDANEAIQEIQENKSLIVSQLTTEESYTPEIVTGLKTVEDVFRHFQPSVAVQHETEDGSVVEEEFRFQNLGDFTPKSLTQKSDYLQQLSIEQEQYNKIVRQLKTNKILRNMLENDQTRAAFIEVLKEVAQELEK from the coding sequence ATGGCAATGTTTAATTATGGTGTTGGCGGAAACGAGGTAAAAGTAGACGCTAATGAAGCGATTCAGGAAATACAGGAAAATAAATCACTGATAGTAAGCCAGCTTACAACAGAAGAATCGTACACTCCTGAAATCGTGACAGGATTAAAAACCGTAGAGGACGTTTTCAGACATTTTCAACCTTCTGTAGCGGTACAGCATGAGACGGAAGATGGAAGTGTTGTTGAAGAAGAATTCCGTTTTCAAAATCTTGGGGACTTTACTCCTAAAAGCCTTACTCAAAAATCAGATTACCTTCAGCAACTGAGTATAGAACAGGAGCAGTACAACAAAATTGTACGTCAGCTGAAAACCAATAAAATTCTGCGAAATATGTTGGAGAACGATCAGACCAGAGCTGCGTTCATCGAGGTATTGAAAGAAGTGGCACAAGAACTTGAAAAATAA
- a CDS encoding response regulator transcription factor: MKIKAVIVDDEIMAREVLRSYLTKYCPQVELLGEAENIKEAVPLITEKQPQLVFLDVEMPFGNAFDVLEATKDFSYETIFITAFSQYSLQALNKSASYYILKPIDIQELILAVNKVAESLEKKEELNRNKILLENLKLKPEKQQLILPTLQGFDVVKTEDIVRLQADGNFTQVYLTDGSKKMVCRFLKHFDDLLENPFVRVHRSHIINTTFVKSYHKSGTVMLADDTEIEVSGSFKDNFLKVFS; encoded by the coding sequence ATGAAAATAAAAGCCGTCATTGTAGATGATGAAATAATGGCAAGAGAAGTACTGAGAAGCTATCTCACGAAATACTGCCCGCAAGTTGAACTGTTGGGAGAAGCAGAAAACATTAAAGAAGCAGTCCCGTTAATTACTGAAAAGCAGCCTCAGCTGGTATTTCTGGATGTAGAAATGCCTTTTGGGAATGCCTTTGACGTATTGGAAGCAACGAAAGATTTTTCCTATGAAACCATTTTCATTACTGCATTTTCACAATATTCTTTACAGGCCTTAAATAAATCTGCAAGTTATTATATCCTAAAACCTATCGATATCCAGGAATTGATACTTGCCGTCAATAAAGTTGCTGAAAGTCTGGAAAAGAAAGAAGAGCTGAACCGGAACAAAATTCTCCTTGAAAATCTGAAATTAAAGCCGGAAAAACAACAGCTTATTCTTCCCACTTTACAGGGTTTTGATGTCGTGAAAACTGAAGATATTGTCCGCCTGCAGGCAGATGGAAACTTTACGCAGGTATATCTGACTGATGGTTCCAAAAAGATGGTATGCCGTTTTTTGAAACATTTTGATGATTTGCTGGAAAACCCGTTTGTGAGAGTTCACCGTTCTCATATTATCAATACTACATTTGTGAAATCATACCATAAAAGTGGAACGGTAATGCTTGCTGATGATACTGAAATTGAAGTTTCAGGCAGCTTTAAGGATAATTTCCTGAAAGTTTTCTCCTAG